One region of Channa argus isolate prfri chromosome 20, Channa argus male v1.0, whole genome shotgun sequence genomic DNA includes:
- the pigf gene encoding phosphatidylinositol-glycan biosynthesis class F protein codes for MWDQEIRAMASTHAIIAASVFMATVLPAVLVPGFSVYGTHLLWLYLVSGAVTATSVAVFWLLGITPPTKKHTLGYKLSRLFRSCLYFFLSCLFFHTVVVLYGAPLIESALETFSLAVLLSSLTTLRCLCVLGPNVQAWIRVFSRHGAMSVWDTCLQITVACTVVGAWVGAFPIPLDWDRPWQVWPVSCSLGAMFGFLTGLVAAPAWIHYHRKQLTYKCK; via the exons ATGTGGGACCAAGAAATCCGAGCCATGGCGTCAACTCACGCCATTATCGCAGCCTCAGTATTCATGGCGACCGTCCTACCTGCGGTGCTGGTACCGGGCTTCTCTGTGTATGGCACTCACCTGCTTTGGCTCTACTTGGTGTCCGGGGCTGTCACAGCAACCAGTGTCGCCGTCTTCTGGCTACTCGGCATCACGCCGCCGACCAAAAAGCACACACTGGGATACAAG ctgtCTAGGCTGTTTCGTTCCTGTCTGTACTTCTTCTTGTCGTGCCTGTTCTTCCATACTGTGGTAGTTCTCTATGGTGCTCCCCTGATTGA ATCCGCCTTAGAGACGTTTTCGCTTGCAGTGCTGCTGTCATCTCTAACTACTTTGAGGTGTCTCTGTGTCCTTGGTCCTAATGTCCAGGCCTGGATTCGAGTGTTCAGTCGACATGG AGCAATGTCTGTGTGGGACACCTGTCTGCAGATAACTGTGGCTTGCACAGTGGTAGGAGCCTGGGTGGGAGCCTTCCCCATACCTCTGGACTGGGACAGGCCTTGGCAG GTCTGGCCTGTTTCCTGCAGCCTGGGCGCCATGTTTGGCTTCCTGACTGGGCTTGTCGCTGCTCCTGCATGGATCCACTATCACCGTAAACAGCTCACATACAAGTGCAAATGA
- the cript gene encoding cysteine-rich PDZ-binding protein, whose product MVCEKCEKKLGKVITPDTWKDGARNTTESGGRKLNENKILTSKKARFDPYSKTGFAICRICKSSVHQSGSHYCQGCAYKKGICAMCGKKVLDTKNYKQTSV is encoded by the exons ATGGTTTGTGAGAAGT GCGAAAAAAAACTTGGTAAGGTCATCACCCCTGACACCTGGAAGGATGGAGCACGCAATACAACAG AAAGCGGTGGCCGTAAGCTAAACGAAAACAAGATCTTGACCTCTAAGAAAGCCAG GTTTGACCCATACAGCAAGACAGGTTTTGCTATCTGCAGGATCTGCAAGAGCTCAGTTCATCAGTCTGGATCACACTACTGCCAGGGCTGTGCATACAAGAAAG GAATCTGTGCAATGTGTGGAAAGAAAGTTTTGGACACCAAGAACTACAAACAAACATCTGTGTGA